The following coding sequences are from one Vicia villosa cultivar HV-30 ecotype Madison, WI unplaced genomic scaffold, Vvil1.0 ctg.002290F_1_1, whole genome shotgun sequence window:
- the LOC131638353 gene encoding F-box protein At5g07670-like, translating to MSFATEVKNQYQNEKENPNPNPNPNPSSPVKKRAPRWSDLWLKHTKSKPLEQMVVAAAAAMQLHSLTSPRKSNTTAVIPNFSIIDRTLLLSDVILLKILSKLPDSQRNDNSLVCKRWLNLQGRLVRSIRILDWNFVLSGRLIHRFPNLNHVDLIPGCLILAQSSNIVMSGNVLSMGVDSGCSPNWYNCEENMLPVEVIDNGLTALAGACPNLRRVQVIGASEMGLLSVAEECPTLQELELQRCSDNVLRGIAACGNLQILKLVGNVEGFYGSVVSDIGLTILAQGCKRLVKLELCGCEGSFDGIKAIGKCCQMLEELTLCDHRMDDGWLAAVSYCENLKTLRLQSCKKIDLNLGVDEYLGSFPALQRLHLQKCQLRDKKSVAALFSVCRSAKEIIIQDCWGLDNGMFGFATVCRCVKLLHLEGCSLLTTQGLDSVIHSWKELQSLRVVSCKNIKDTEITLSLATLFTTLKELKWRPDTKSLLQSSLMAVSIGKKGGKFFKRTLT from the exons ATGTCGTTTGCGACGGAGGTGAAGAATCAATATCAGAACGAGAaagaaaaccctaaccctaaccctaaccctaatcCAAGTTCGCCAGTGAAGAAACGAGCACCACGGTGGTCCGATTTATGGCTCAAGCACACCAAATCAAAGCCGTTGGAGCAAATGGTTGTTGCTGCTGCAGCTGCAATGCAGCTTCACTCTCTCACTTCACCTCGCAAATCGAATACCACCGCAGTAATCCCAAATTTCTCAATCATTGATCGAACCTTGTTGTTGTCTGATGTGATTCTTCTCAAGATTCTGTCCAAGCTGCCGGATTCGCAGAGGAATGATAATTCGTTGGTTTGTAAGAGATGGTTGAATCTACAAGGTCGGCTCGTTCGTTCGATTAGGATTCTTGATTGGAATTTTGTTTTGTCTGGTAGGTTGATTCATAGGTTTCCGAATCTTAATCATGTTGATTTGATTCCTGGGTGTTTGATTTTAGCACAAAGTTCGAATATTGTGATGAGTGGTAATGTTTTGTCGATGGGTGTTGATTCGGGGTGTTCGCCGAATTGGTATAATTGTGAGGAGAATATGCTTCCTGTTGAGGTTATTGATAATGGGTTGACTGCTTTGGCGGGCGCGTGTCCGAATTTGAGGAGGGTGCAAGTGATTGGTGCTAGTGAGATGGGTTTGCTTAGCGTGGCGGAAGAGTGTCCTACGTTGCAGGAATTGGAGCTTCAGAGGTGTAGTGATAATGTGTTGCGTGGGATAGCGGCGTGTGGGAATTTGCAGATTTTGAAATTGGTTGGGAATGTGGAGGGTTTTTATGGTTCCGTGGTTTCGGATATTGGTTTGACTATTTTGGCTCAGGGTTGTAAGAGGCTTGTGAAGCTTGAGCTTTGTGGTTGTGAAGGGAGTTTTGATGGGATTAAGGCGATTGGGAAGTGTTGTCAGATGTTGGAGGAGTTGACTTTGTGTGATCATAGGATGGATGATGGATGGTTGGCTGCGGTTTCGTATTGCGAGAATTTGAAGACATTGAGGTTGCAGtcttgtaagaagattgatttgAATCTGGGGGTTGATGAGTATTTGGGTTCTTTTCCTGCACTTCAAAGGCTGCATTTACAGAAATGTCAGTTGCGGGATAAGAAGAGCGTTGCCGCTTTGTTTTCTGTTTGTAGGTCTGCTAAGGAGATTATTATTCAGGATTGCTGGGGATTGGATAATGGCATGTTCGGCTTTGCCACTGTTTGCAG GTGCGTAAAGTTGCTTCACTTAGAAGGATGCTCATTGCTAACAACACAAGGTTTGGATTCTGTAATACATTCATGGAAGGAGCTTCAAAGCCTTAGAGTAGTCTCATGTAAGAATATAAAGGATACTGAAATCACTCTTTCACTTGCAACCTTATTCACCACTCTCAAAGAATTGAAATGGAGGCCAGATACCAAATctcttcttcaatcaagtctcaTGGCGGTGAGTATAGGAAAGAAAGGTgggaaattttttaaaagaacCCTAACGTGA